From Coffea arabica cultivar ET-39 chromosome 2e, Coffea Arabica ET-39 HiFi, whole genome shotgun sequence, the proteins below share one genomic window:
- the LOC113728884 gene encoding cation/H(+) antiporter 28-like, protein MDSNNESTGYNNIHLMPINLMPGDCKSAGMTVARIAGYMLGFFFIVFLCNFLHILLRPLSQPRLISECIVGFFLSNLPFVRPQIDKLIVQALDFVVDFGMICHMFVVGLETDPLIFSQIPLREAKVASSAVLTTFVLASLLTPFIKFPESPNYIFNFCLATILSGTASPLLTRLITDLKIGKSDIGRFVVSAGVHSDLISTILISFGYIFFDPYNSFSSRKSLVILSMICTLTIQIILAAKLTPVFMNWVNHENPEGKPMKGSHLVLSIAYIVIISGFSPNFGGYNKVLSAFIAGVFMPRDGRIARMIIGKVNYFITTIFNPLFFFWVGLQIDFSRSRASHLDTWGKFFSLYLLSTVGKVLGSLVSGVFLGFHWPESVAIGLLLNIKGRFQVYLALTAWSINLTSISTSIAMVFSALLTVVYAPLIVAKIIERARKRSPTQRMALQWLQPTNELRILLCLRGSQNVMSAINFMEISRGPADPGIVVYTTDMVELTEKVAATLTHGQGADAITVTDPEVREMREQITNAVDAYLSEDKDGISHRRMLALSTINNMHQDVCILAEDLHVSLIVLPFHKHLEADGRLNAGHSGFRHVNRKVLRNSPCSVAILVDRGLGSTTISRSTTSLAAAVIFIGGKDDREALAFAGRVARHPGVKLTVIRFLLEVSGDSVSSKISRAKANSTEHQEEMKVDDECFAEFYDRHVAGGRVAYMEKYLINSGQTFSTLRSFEGQYGLFIVGRGGRVNSVLTVGMNDWEECPELGPIGDILSAPDFSISASVLIIQQHSLKSELDGLHEEFSVM, encoded by the exons ATGGATAGTAACAATGAAAGCACAGGCTACAATAATATTCACTTGATGCCTATTAACTTGATGCCTGGGGATTGCAAGTCAGCTGGAATGACCGTGGCACGCATTGCAGGTTACATGCTAGGTTTCTTCTTCATTGTATTCTTATGCAACTTCCTACACATTCTCTTGCGGCCTCTCTCTCAACCTCGACTCATCTCTGAGTGCATT GTAGGATTTTTTCTGAGCAACCTACCATTTGTACGTCCACAGATAGACAAGTTGATCGTACAAGCCCTGGATTTTGTAGTTGATTTTGGCATGATTTGCCACATGTTTGTTGTAGGATTAGAAACAGATCCACTTATATTCTCTCAAATACCACTTCGTGAGGCAAAAGTGGCTTCCTCTGCAGTTCTTACAACATTTGTTTTAGCTTCTTTACTCACTCCGTTTATAAAATTTCCTGAAAGCCCAAATTATATATTCAATTTCTGCCTTGCTACCATTCTCTCTGGTACTGCCTCTCCTTTACTTACTCGCTTAATAACTGATCTCAAGATTGGCAAATCAGATATTGGGCGATTTGTGGTTTCTGCTGGAGTACATTCTGACTTGATATCTACTAttctcatttcttttgggtACATTTTCTTTGATCCTTACAACAGTTTCAGCAGTCGAAAGTCATTGGTTATTCTCTCTATGATTTGTACGTTAACCATCCAGATAATATTAGCAGCCAAGTTGACTCCCGTATTCATGAATTGGGTAAATCATGAAAATCCAGAAGGGAAACCAATGAAAGGCTCACATTTAGTCCTCTCCATTGCATATATTGTCATAATCTCTGGGTTTTCACCTAACTTTGGAGGCTATAATAAGGTGTTGAGCGCATTCATAGCTGGCGTCTTCATGCCACGAGATGGAAGGATAGCAAGGATGATTATTGGAAAAGTTAACTATTTTATTACCACCATCTTCAAtccacttttcttcttttgggtAGGATTACAAATTGACTTTTCCAGATCTCGAGCTAGCCACTTAGATACTTGGGGAAAGTTTTTTTCCCTTTACCTACTTTCTACTGTTGGGAAGGTTCTTGGATCATTAGTGTCTGGAGTCTTCTTGGGATTCCATTGGCCAGAATCAGTTGCTATAGGTTTGCTTCTCAACATCAAGGGCCGTTTCCAAGTGTACTTGGCTCTAACTGCATGGAGC ATTAACCTCACAAGTATTTCCACAAGCATAGCGATGGTATTTTCAGCTTTACTTACGGTCGTCTATGCCCCCTTGATTGTAGCAAAAATAATTGAACGCGCACGAAAGCGATCTCCAACACAGCGAATGGCACTTCAATGGCTCCAACCCACGAATGAGCTTCGAATCTTACTTTGCCTTCGTGGGAGTCAAAATGTCATGTCTGCTATAAATTTCATGGAGATTTCTCGAGGGCCAGCCGATCCTGGTATAGTGGTTTATACCACTGACATGGTTGAGCTAACTGAAAAAGTTGCAGCTACACTTACTCATGGTCAAGGAGCAGATGCTATAACTGTAACCGATCCTGAAGTTAGAGAGATGAGAGAGCAAATTACTAATGCTGTTGATGCTTATTTGAGCGAAGATAAGGATGGCATTAGTCATCGACGAATGCTTGCACTTTCAACCATCAACAATATGCATCAAGATGTGTGTATTTTGGCTGAAGACCTCCATGTTTCCCTCATTGTGTTACCATTCCATAAGCATCTAGAGGCAGATGGGAGGCTCAACGCAGGTCATTCGGGATTTCGACATGTGAATCGTAAG GTGCTTCGGAACTCCCCATGCTCGGTGGCAATACTAGTAGATCGCGGTCTTGGATCAACAACAATTTCCAGATCAACTACGTCTCTTGCCGCAGCAGTCATCTTTATTGGAGGCAAAGATGACCGTGAAGCACTTGCTTTTGCTGGTCGTGTGGCTCGACATCCAGGAGTGAAGCTAACTGTAATCCGTTTTTTGTTAGAGGTCAGTGGAGATAGTGTTTCATCAAAAATCAGCAGAGCAAAGGCCAACAGCACTGAgcatcaagaagaaatgaaggtaGATGATGAGTGTTTTGCAGAATTCTATGACAGGCATGTGGCAGGAGGTCGTGTAGCTTATATGGAAAAGTACCTTATAAATTCTGGACAAACTTTTTCGACACTAAGATCATTTGAAGGACAATATGGCTTGTTCATTGTAGGGCGAGGTGGTagagtaaattctgttttgacaGTTGGGATGAATGATTGGGAAGAGTGTCCAGAATTAGGTCCAATTGGAGACATTCTTTCAGCTCCTGACTTTTCAATCTCAGCTTCTGTTCTAATAATTCAACAGCACAGTCTTAAAAGTGAATTGGATGGCCTCCATGAGGAATTCTCAGTCAtgtga
- the LOC113732266 gene encoding peptidyl-prolyl cis-trans isomerase FKBP42 isoform X1, with amino-acid sequence MVEVEEQQQQSQSTEAEAETGSEVVTEGSSVVHGDPPQDGSGPPKVDSEVEVLQEKVTKQIIKEGHGQKPSKYSTCFLHYRAWTESTQHKFEDTWQEQQPLELILGKEKKEMTGLAVGVASMKCGERSLLHVGWELGYGKEGNFSFPNVPPMADIIYEVELIGFDETKEGKARSDMTVEERIGAADRRKMDGNDLFKEDKLAEAMQQYEMAIAYMGDDFMFQLFGKYRDMALAVKNPCHLNMAASLIKLKRFDEAIMHCSIVLSEDENNVKALFRRGKARAELGQTDAAREDFQKARKFAPEDKAIAKELRLLAEHDKAVYQKQKELYKGLFGPRPEAQPNQSNWLVIIWQWLVSIFRHLFRRERHKID; translated from the exons ATGGTGGAAGTGGAAGAGCAGCAGCAGCAGAGCCAGTCAACTG AAGCAGAGGCAGAGACTGGGAGTGAAGTTGTGACTGAAGGATCTAGTGTTGTTCATGGAGACCCTCCTCAAGATGGTAGTGGTCCTCCCAAGGTTGATTCTGAAGTGGAAGTACTCCAAGAAAAAGTCACAAAGCAAATTATCAAGGAGGGTCATGGCCAGAAGCCATCGAAATACTCAACATGCTTCT TGCACTATAGGGCATGGACTGAAAGCACTCAGCACAAGTTTGAAGATACATGGCAAGAGCAACAACCTCTTGAGTTGATTTTGGGTAAAG agaaaaaagaaatgacGGGCCTGGCTGTCGGTGTTGCCAGCATGAAATGTGGTGAACGTTCTCTGTTACATGTTGGTTGGGAACTAGGGTATGGGAAAGAaggaaacttttcttttccaaatgtTCCACCCATGGCAGATATTATATATGAAGTTGAGCTAATTGGCTTTGATGAAACTAAAGAA GGTAAAGCTCGTAGCGATATGACTGTAGAGGAAAGAATCGGTGCTGCAGACAGAAGAAagatggatggaaatgatttgtTTAAAGAAGATAAATTGGCAGAGGCTATGCAACAGTATGAAATG GCAATAGCATATATGGGAGATGACTTTATGTTTCAATTGTTTGGTAAGTACCGAGACATGGCTTTGGCAGTAAAGAATCCCTGCCACCTTAACATGGCAGCATCTCTGATAAAGCTCAAGCGCTTTGACGAAGCCATCATGCATTGCAGCATT GTGTTGTCTGAGGATGAAAATAATGTCAAAGCATTGTTCAGACGAGGGAAAGCTAGAGCAGAACTTGGGCAGACAGATGCAGCTCGAGAAGATTTCCAAAAGGCACGTAAATTTGCCCCTGAAGATAAAGCAATTGCAAAAGAGTTACGCTTGCTTGCTGAACATGACAAGGCTGTTTACCAGAAACAAAAGGAGCTATATAAAGGATTATTTGGACCAAGGCCAGAGGCCCAACCAAATCAAAGTAATTGGTTGGTTATAATCTGGCAATGGCTTGTTTCAATATTCCGTCACCTTTTCAGGCGTGAGAGGCACAAGATTGACTGA
- the LOC113732266 gene encoding peptidyl-prolyl cis-trans isomerase FKBP42 isoform X2, with the protein METLLKMVVVLPRLILKWKYSKKKSQSKLSRRVMARSHRNTQHASVSLHCESSEFLACVSVHYRAWTESTQHKFEDTWQEQQPLELILGKEKKEMTGLAVGVASMKCGERSLLHVGWELGYGKEGNFSFPNVPPMADIIYEVELIGFDETKEGKARSDMTVEERIGAADRRKMDGNDLFKEDKLAEAMQQYEMAIAYMGDDFMFQLFGKYRDMALAVKNPCHLNMAASLIKLKRFDEAIMHCSIVLSEDENNVKALFRRGKARAELGQTDAAREDFQKARKFAPEDKAIAKELRLLAEHDKAVYQKQKELYKGLFGPRPEAQPNQSNWLVIIWQWLVSIFRHLFRRERHKID; encoded by the exons ATGGAGACCCTCCTCAAGATGGTAGTGGTCCTCCCAAGGTTGATTCTGAAGTGGAAGTACTCCAAGAAAAAGTCACAAAGCAAATTATCAAGGAGGGTCATGGCCAGAAGCCATCGAAATACTCAACATGCTTCTGTAAGTCTGCACTGTGAATCTTCAGAGTTTTTGGCTTGCGTTTCAG TGCACTATAGGGCATGGACTGAAAGCACTCAGCACAAGTTTGAAGATACATGGCAAGAGCAACAACCTCTTGAGTTGATTTTGGGTAAAG agaaaaaagaaatgacGGGCCTGGCTGTCGGTGTTGCCAGCATGAAATGTGGTGAACGTTCTCTGTTACATGTTGGTTGGGAACTAGGGTATGGGAAAGAaggaaacttttcttttccaaatgtTCCACCCATGGCAGATATTATATATGAAGTTGAGCTAATTGGCTTTGATGAAACTAAAGAA GGTAAAGCTCGTAGCGATATGACTGTAGAGGAAAGAATCGGTGCTGCAGACAGAAGAAagatggatggaaatgatttgtTTAAAGAAGATAAATTGGCAGAGGCTATGCAACAGTATGAAATG GCAATAGCATATATGGGAGATGACTTTATGTTTCAATTGTTTGGTAAGTACCGAGACATGGCTTTGGCAGTAAAGAATCCCTGCCACCTTAACATGGCAGCATCTCTGATAAAGCTCAAGCGCTTTGACGAAGCCATCATGCATTGCAGCATT GTGTTGTCTGAGGATGAAAATAATGTCAAAGCATTGTTCAGACGAGGGAAAGCTAGAGCAGAACTTGGGCAGACAGATGCAGCTCGAGAAGATTTCCAAAAGGCACGTAAATTTGCCCCTGAAGATAAAGCAATTGCAAAAGAGTTACGCTTGCTTGCTGAACATGACAAGGCTGTTTACCAGAAACAAAAGGAGCTATATAAAGGATTATTTGGACCAAGGCCAGAGGCCCAACCAAATCAAAGTAATTGGTTGGTTATAATCTGGCAATGGCTTGTTTCAATATTCCGTCACCTTTTCAGGCGTGAGAGGCACAAGATTGACTGA